The DNA segment GCGCTACGCCGTGCCGGGACTCTACCTCTACGACGAGCACGTGGTGGAGTACGCCAAGGCCCTGAAACCCTCCGCCCGGGGCGAGCTGGAGATCAGCGACCTGAACACCGCGTACCTGGAGCGGGGCGAACTGACGGTCGAGAAGCTGGGGCGCGGCATCGCCTGGCTCGATACGGGCACCCATACCAGCCTGCTCGAGGCGAGCCAGTTCATTGGCGCCCTGGAAGCCCGTCAGGGCCTGAAGATAGCCTGCCTGGAGGAAGTGGCCTACATCCGCGGCTTCATCGACGACGACCAGCTCGCCGCCCTGATCGAGGACACGCCGCTATCGTCTTACCGTGAATACCTCGTGCGAGTTCTCGCGGAAGGACTGTAAGTGAAGATAACAAAGACAGATATACCGGATGTCCTGGTGATCGAGCCCAATGTCTTCCAGGACGAACGGGGTTTCTTCCTGGAGAGCTTCAACGTCCGCGCCTGGCGGGAAGCCACCGGGCTGGAGACGGTTTTCGTGCAGGACAATCACTCGTGTTCGAATCACGGCGTGGTCCGGGGCTTGCATTACCAGGTCGAATCGGTCCAGGGCAAGCTGGTCCGCGTGGTGCGCGGGGAGATCTACGACGTGGCGCTGGACCTGCGCCGCAGTTCTCCCACCTGCGGACGCTGGACGGGCGTCTTGCTCTCCGAGGCGAACAAGCGGCTATGCTGGATCCCCGCCGGATTCGCCCACGCCTTCATGGCCCTCTCGGAGACGGCCGATGTCCTGTACAAGACGACGGACTACTACGCTCCCGAACACGAGCGCAGCATCTGCTGGGACGATCCGGATCTGGCCATCGACTGGCCGCTGCCAGCGAACGCAGTCCTGTCGGAGAAGGACAGGCGCGCCGTACCGTTCCGCGAGGCCGAACTGCTGCCCTGATCCCGCAGCCTGGTTTCGCGTCCTTCGAGCCGGCGGCTCGCGCCGCACCAGAGAGGAAGACGATGACCTCACCGAAAAGCCGCAACATCACCTGGACCCATTCCGCCATCAAGCGCACCGAGCGCGCCGAGCGCAACGGGCATCGCAGCGCGATCCTCTGGTTCACCGGGCTGTCCGGCTCGGGCAAGTCCACGCTCTCGCACTGTGTGGAGAAGGCCCTCTTCGCACGGGGTTGTCAGACCTACATCCTGGACGGCGACAACATACGCTTCGCCCTGAACCGCGATCTGGGCTTCAGCCCCGACGACCGCACCGAGAACATCCGCCGCATCGGCGAGGTGGCCAAGCTGATGCTGGACGCTGGTGTCATCGTGCTGACGGCCTTCATCTCGCCGTACCGTACCGACCGCGATGTCAACCGCGAGCTGGTCGAGGACGGGGATTTCATCGAGATCTACACCAAATGCGCCCTGGAGGAGTGCGAGAACCGCGATCCCAAGGGCCTGTACAAGAAGGCCCGCGCCGGGGAGATCAAGGAGTTCACGGGCATCAGCGCCCCGTACGAGGAGCCGCTCCATCCCGAGATCGTGGTCGAAACCGACGCCCACGACGTGGACCACTGCGTCGCGCAGATCGTCGCGGACCTGGTCGAGCGGGGCGTGCTGGACGTCTGAGCGCCCGGGCTTCGCCAGATGGTCAAAGTATCTGGCGTAAGAGGTTGTCGGCATTGAAAATGAAAGATCCGGGCATATCTCGACGAACGCGATCTCTCAAGTCGGGCCCGAGCGGGCCGATGGCAATCGCATATCCCGCTTGCCAGGTGCGCTCGCGTCGTCTATATTGCAGGGCGCGTCGGGGGGGCGGGGCTCATTGCCCTGCGTTTTTATAATACCCGACGAACATAGCGGGTTGACGAGCCGAGAGGCGACCGTGTCCCGCCGACGGCGAACCGAGACAAGTTCCGTCGGCAGGGCGTCAACCTGCGGCCATCGTGACGTCGAAGTCTGAAGGAGGTTCTCGACGATGGCATTTACGAAAGAACAGAAAGACCAGGTAATTGCGTCGTTCAGGAAGCACGACAGCGACTCCGGTTCGCCGGAGGTGCAGATCGCGCTGCTGACCGCCCGCATCACGCATCTGACCGATCATTTCAAGACCCACAAGAAGGACTACCATTCCCGCCGCGGTCTCTTGAAGATGGTCGGCCAGCGCAAGCGGCTGCTCAATTACCTGAAGAAGAAGGATCTCGACAGCTATCGCTCCCTCATCAAGGAACTCGGCATCCGCGGTTGAGACCGCGGGGGCGCGCTTTGGATTCGCTCGAGATCAAACGCGTGGAGAGTGGTTTCCGTGAGCAAGGCCGCGGCGTGGTGAACGTCCGCGGCATCTCCGCGTTTGGGCGCCGAGGCCCGGCCGGAGACCGATGTACAGCAGGGAAGAGTGGAAAGACAGAAAAAGCTGCAGTTGAAAGCTGAGGAAGGAAGTAAACGGAGATGAACGTACACACAGTCACACTGGAAATGAACGGGACCGAATTCTCCCTCGAGACGGGCCGGATGGCCCGTCAGGCCGGCGGCTCCGTGTTCGTCGGCATGGGCGACACGCGGGCCCTGGTGACGGCGACCGCGGACAAGCAGCCCAGCGACAGGGATTTCCTGCCCCTGTTCGTCGAGTACCGCAACAAGACCTACGCCGCCGGCAAGATCCCGGGCGGCTTCTTCAAGCGCGAAGCGCGTCCCAGCGAGCGCGAGACGCTCTCCTGCCGTCTGATCGACAGGCCCCTGCGTCCCATGTTCCCCGATGGTTACCGCCACGCGACGGACGTGGTGTCGTTCATCGTCAGCTCCGACGACGACTACCACGCGGACGTGCTCAGCATCACCGGCGCCTCCTGCGCCCTGAACCTCTCCGACATCCCGTTCACGGAGTACGTGTCCGGTGTGCGCGTGGCCGAGACGGAAGGCGAACTCGTCGTCAACCCGTCCTTCGACCAGCTGTCCGAGTCGAACATGGACTTGGTCGTCGCCGGCACCGACGATATCATCTGCATGATCGAGGGCTCCTGCCTGGAGATCAACGAGGACACCCTGCTCGACGCCATCGATTTCGCCCACGGCTGGATACGCAAGCTGAACGCCATGCAGCGCGAGCTGGTCGCCAAGGCCGGCGCCAAGGAGAAGTTCGCCATTGCGGTGCCGCAGCTGGACGAGGCCAAATTCGCGGCCGTGAGGGATTTCGCGAGCGCAGAGCTCGAAGCCGCCGTGCGCACCGCAGCCAAGCTGGAGCGGCAGGACGCTTTGGCGGCCCTCCAGCAGAAGGTCGGCGAGCAGTTCGCCGACGAGAACGGCACCCCCGATCCGGTCGCCCTCGCCGCTTTCGCCAAGCTGGAGAAGCAGATCATGCGCGCCATGGTCGTCAAGGAAGGCGTGCGCGCGGACGGCCGCGATCTCACCACCGTGCGGCCCATCACCATCGACCTGGGCGTGCTGCCCCGCGCCCACGGTTCGGCGCTGTTCACACGCGGCGAGACCCAGTCGCTGGGCACCGTGACCCTGGGCACCAAGATGGACGAGCAGAAGATCGACGCCCTGGAAGGGGAGTGGTGGAACAACTACTACCTCCACTACAACTTCCCGCCCTTCAGCGTCGGCGAGACCGGGCGCTACAGCGGCACCGGCCGCCGCGAGATCGGCCACGGCAAGCTCGGCGAGCGCGCCATCAAGCCGGTGCTGCCCACGCACGAGGACTTCCCCTACACGATCCGCATCGTCTCGGACATCCTCGAGTCCAACGGGTCGAGCTCCATGGCCACGGTCTGCTCCGGCTGCCTGGCCCTGCTGCAGGCCGGCGTGCCCATCACGAAGTCCGTGGCTGGCGTGGCCATGGGCCTGATCAAGGAGGGCGACGACGTCGCCGTGCTGACGGACATCCTGGGCGTCGAGGACCATCTCGGCGACATGGACTTCAAGGTGACCGGCACCCGCGACGGCATAACGGCCTTCCAGATGGACACCAAGATCGGCGGCATCACCCGCGAGATCATGACCCGGGCCCTGGCCGACGCGCGCAACGCCCGCAACCACATCCTGGACGTGATGGACGCGGTCATCTCGGAGCCGGCGCCGGAGCTGTGCGCGTATGCCCCGAAGATCGTCACCATCCAGATCCCGCCCAAGAAGATCGGCGAACTCATCGGCCCGGGCGGCAAGGTCATCAAGAAGCTCCAGGAGGAGACCGAGACCAACATCGAGATCAATGACGAGGGCATGGTCTTCGTCTCCGCGCCGGACCAGGCCAAGGGCGACGAGTGCATCGCCCGCATCCGCCTGATGATGACCGAACCCGAGATCGGCGCGGTCTACACCGGCCGCGTGGTCTCGATCGTCGACTTCGGCGCCTTCGTGGAGTACCTGCCCGGCAAGGAGGGCCTGCTCCACATCTCCGAACTCGAGCATTTCCGCGTCGGCAACGTCGAGGACGTGCTGACCCTCAACGAGAATGTGGAGGTCAAGCTCGTCGAGGTGGACGGCCGCACCGGCAAGGTGCGTCTGAGCCGCAAGGCCCTGCTGCCCGTGCCCGAGGGTATGGAAGCCCAGCCAGCCAACAGCGGCCGCGGCGGCCGTGGCGGACAAGACCGCGGCGGCGACCGGCGCCCGCCCCGGCGCCGGCGCTAGCAGGCGGTTCCGAGACATGAACCTCGGCTCCTACACGCACGAGACACCGCCGAGGCGTGAAGTGCTGGACAACGGGGCGGTCGTCCTGACCGTCCCGGTGTCGTCAGCTCATTCCGTCGCCCTCGGCGTCTGGCTGCGGCGAGGCACCCAGGACGAGCCGGTCGGCCTCGGCGGCCTGGTCCACTTCCTGGAGCACATGGTCTTCAAGGGTTCGCTCACGCGCAGCGCCTTCGAAATCGCCTGTCTCTTCGATGGCATCGGAGCCTCTGTCGACGCCTTTACCACCAAGGATCACGTCGCCTTCATCATCAACGTGCTGCCCGAATACTTCGGCGAGGCCAGCGCGGCCCTCGCCGATATGTTGCTGCACCCGGCTTTCGACGAGGAACTGATCCTGCTGGAGCAGGAGGTGGTCTGTGCTGAGATCCAGGAGGCACGCGACAATCCCGAGGACCTGCTGAACGACGCCTTCGTGGCGCGTCTCTACGGCGACCACCCCCGCAGCCGTCCCATCCTGGGCTCGCGCGAGACGGTGTGCAGCTTCGACGCCGAGCTCCTGCGCCGCGAGCACGCGGCGCTGTTCACGGGACCGAACCTGGTCATCTCGGTCGCCGGCAACATCAGCGAGGACATGCGCCGCTGCGTGCTCGAGCATTTCGGGCCCGCCTCCCTGCCGGAAGACCGGCCTTCGTCTTCCCGGCCCGTCGTGCAAGATGCCGCCTATGCAGCGGTCAGCGAGGTGATGGCCGACGTCCGGTTGCACGACCGGAGGCTGGACATCCCGAGTCCGCTCCAGCAGTGTTACTTCGAGATCGGCAACCTGGGGGTGCACTACCGTCATCCCGACCGGATCCCGCTCGGCATGTTGTGCAACATCCTAGGGGGAGGGTTGTCGAGCCGGATCTTCCAGTCCGTGCGCGAGCGCGAAGGGCTGGCGTATTCGATCTACAACTACACGGACATGGGACGGGAAGTCGGTCTCGTGAGCTGCGCGGGCTCGTGCTCCCCCGAGAAGCGGGACAAGCTGGAGGCGCTGGTCAGGACTGAGTACCAGCGCCTGCTCGGCGGCGGCGTGTCGGTCGAGGAACTCGACAGCAACCGGGCCCAGATCAAGTCGCAACTCGTCTTCTCCCTGGAGGGCGTCACGAACCAGATGATCCGCGCGGCCAAGGATGAGATCTATTACGGTCGCTTCCTGCCCGTGAGCGAACTGGTCGAACTGGTCGATGCCGTCGATCCGGCTGCCATCTTGCGCTGCGCCGGACTCTACTTCGACCCGGAAGGCCTGTTCACGGCCGTCCACGGTCCCGTCGCGATGTAGCCACGAACGCTCGCGACAACCCGAGGAGGGGGATGAAGCGCCGGGAGCTCAAGAGGCAACTGAGGATCAGGCCCGGTTCTGCCTTCGTGCTCGGTCTGGGCGCCGTGATCACGGTCGGCACTCTGGCCCTCGCACTCCCCGCCGCCGACCCCTCGGGCGAACCCGTGCCGCTGCTCGACGCGTTGTTCACCGCGACCTCGGCCGTCTGCGTCACCGGCCTGATCGTGCGGGACACGGCCGTCGATTTCACACCCTACGGACAGGTCGTGATCCTGGTCCTGATCCAGCTCGGAGGCCTGGGCGTGATGTCCGTGGCGGGCACGGTCTCCCTGCTGCTGGGGCGCGGCATCGGCCTGCGGGAGTCCAGCCTTTTGCGCGATCTCTTCGAGGGACAAGTGCTGAGGGAGTCCCGACAGATCCTTCGCTTCATCGTCGGGTTCACCATCATAGCCGAGGTGCTGGGCACCGCCGTTCTCTACATCGGCTTGGCCGACAGCATCCCCGCGCGGGGCGACCGTCTCTGGCACGCCGCTTTCCACGCGGTATCCGCCTTCTGCAACGCCGGCTTCTCGCTCAACTCCGATTCCCTGGTCTCGCAGGCGGGCGACCCGCTGGTGGTGGACGCGGTGGCGGGGCTCATCATCGTGGGCGGACTGGGTTTTCCCGTCGCGGCCAACCTGCGCGGCTGGCTGCTGGGCAGGGCCCGCGCCGGACGGAGCCGTTTCCGACTGTCCGTGCAGGCGCGCATCGTGCTGCTGCTGACGGTGGTCCTGCTGTGCGGCGGCACCATGCTGCTGGCCGCGCTGGAGTGGCGCGGCGCCTTCGCGGGCGAAGGGATCCCGGGCAAGCTCGGCCTGGCGTTCTTCCAGTCGGCCACCGCGCGCACGGCCGGCTTCAACACGATGGATCTGGCAAATCTCTCCGGCGCCTCCCTGCTGCTCCTCATAGTCCTGATGTGCGTGGGGGCCGCTCCCGGTTCCACGGCCGGCGGCATCAAGCTGACGACGGTCGCGGTGCTCTGGGCCAACCTGAGGGCGATTGCCAAGGGCGGCAGCGCGCCGCACCTCTTCGACCGCGAGATCGGCGCCTTGACGGTCCGCCGCTCCTTCATGATCCTGACCACCTGGATCACGACGATGACCGTCGCGCTCTTCGTGCTGCTCGTCACCGAGGGCAGAGGCCTGACCGAGACGCTGTTCGAGACCGTGTCGGCCATGGGCACCGTGGGCCTTTCGCTCGGCCTGACCCCCGAGCTGTCCGGAACCGGCCGGGTGATGGTCGTCCTGTTGATGTTCCTGGGCCGCCTGGGGCCCCTCGCGGTGGCGTACGGACTCGTACGACCCGCCCGCGAGCACGCGGTCCGTTTCGCCGAAACCGACCTGCTCGTGGGCTGAGACGGATAAGATGATATCGGCCCGCAGCGCACGTACGCGCGCAGAGGGCCGGGAGAGGATTCGAGATGAAGCGAGTCGCGGTATTCGGCCTGGGACGCTTCGGCGACAGCGTGGCCCGCACGCTGCACGATGAAGGCGTCGAGGTGCTCGCGGTCGATCGGGACCGCCATCTGGTGGACAAGCTCAAGGACCACGTCTCGGTGGCCGTCTCCTTCGACGCCACCGATCGGGAGAACCTGGAACGGTTCGAGATCGGGCACATGGACGCCGTCGTCGTCGGCATCGGCGACCATTTCGAGGCGAGCGTCATGGTCACCCTGCTCTGCAAGGAACTCGGCGTCCCGCACATCATCTGCAAGGCGCTGACGCCGGACCAGGCCAAGGCCCTGCTGAAGATCGGCGCGGACCAGGTCGTCCAGCCCGAGCACCAGATGGGAAGGTGGCTCGCCGAGAACATGTTGCGCGATTCGGTCGTCAACATGGTGGAGCTCCCCGAGGGCTACAGCCTGGCGCGCATCCGGGTGCGCGAGTCGTGGTGCGGCCGGACTCTTGCGGAACTGCGGATGCTGAGTGACGCCCGGTTGAATCTGATCCAGGTCCACCGTCGGCCGCAGACGACGACCGGGGAGCCGAAGCGCATACCGCTCCCGAGCGGGAATTTCAAGCTGCTGGAAGGCGATGTGCTGGATGTGATCGGAGAGAACGGTATTTTATCGACTTACGAGTTCGTCAACCACTAGGCAGCGCTCTTCGCCGGGGCCAAAAAGTGCTTCCCCTCGATGTCGTTCCAGGCTACATTGTGGCAGATTCTCCGCCAGGACCGTTATTTGCATACGCATCGGCCCGACGGGAATGGATGCGATCAAGAGCGGCCTGTCCAGCGCGGAGGGAGCCGCGCGCGATGTTTGCCGCCATGGCAAAGGAGTGACGAGACATGCTTTTCTCGAAGCGATTCGTCCTGTTGACAGTGCTGGTCCTGGCTTTTACGGCGACCTGGGGATGCGCACCGTGCAGCGATTACAAGGAGCTTCTCACGGAGCGCGACGCGACGATCGTGGACCTGCAGGCCCAGGTCGCCGAACGCGAGGCGACCATCGCCGAAGGGCAGCAACTGGCCAACGATCTCCGCGAGCAGATCGCCCAGGTGGAGGCCGAGAAGGACGTACTCGTCGAGCAGCTCGGCGAGGTGGTGACGGTTACCATCCCCGACAAGGTGCTCTTCGCCTCCGGCCAGACCATGATCCTCGACACGATGGTGCCCACCCTTGAGGCCCTGCGGAACGCGATCAACGAGTATCCCGCCTGGGACATCCATATCGAGGGCTATACCGACAGCCAGAAGATCTGGCCGGATTTCCAGGAAGTCTGGCCAACCAACTGGGAGCTTGGCGCCGCCCGCGCCGCGGCCGTCACCCGCTACATGACAAACTCGCTGGAGATGGACGCCATGCGTTTCGCCGTGGTCAGCTACGGCCCCTTCCACCCGATCGGCGACAACATGACGACGGAGGGCCGCAAGCAGAACCGCTTCGTGCGCATCGTACTGCACAAGCCGGAAAGTCTCTGGGCACGCAACCGGTGACCCCCGGGCCTCTCGAAAGCGCAGGGGCCGCCCCATGGGCGGCCCCTGCGCTTTTTCGGCCACGTGCCGGGTCTATCTCGCCACTGCCGTCCGTGCCAGTTCGCCCATCGCCGCCACGGCCCGGTCGATGTCATTTTCTTCGTTGAGCGGACCGATACTGAAACGCGCCGTACCCAGGTCGTGCGTGCCGATGCCCGCGTGGGCCAGGGGGGCGCACTGCAGCCCCGTGCGCACGATGACGCCGTGGTCGACGTCCAGACGCTGGCCGATCTCCTCGGGGGACATGCCGTCGAGGGTGACGCTGATCACCGGCGTGTGGCGGCCGTCCGCGACCGCGCAATGCAGCTGCAAGCCCGGCAGGGCGGAGAAGCCCTCGCACAACCTCGCTGCCAGCGCCTTCTCGTGTGCCGCGATGGCTTCCAGGCCCTGCGCCATGACCCACGCCAGACCGGCGCGCAGGCCGGCGATGCCCAGCGTGTTCAGGGTGCCCGCCTCCAGGCGGTAGGGGTATTCCTCGAGGTGGGTGAGCTGCCGCGAGCGGACGCCCGTGCCGCCCCAGCGCGTGCTGCGCAGATCGATGTCGGGCCCCACGGCGATGCCGCCGATGCCCACCGGGCCGAGCAGCGACTTGTGGCCCGTGAACGCGAGCATGTCGATGGCCATGGCATCCATGTCGATGGGCACGCAACCGGCGGTCTGGGCGGCGTCCACCAGCAGCGCCACGCCCCGCTCGCGGCAGATGGCGCCGACGGCGGCGACGTCCTGGATGGTGCCGAGCACGTTCGAACCGTGGGTCATGGCCACCAGACGTGTCTCTGGCCGGATGAGATCGGCCACCGCCGCCGGATCCACGAACCCATCCTGGCCGAAGGGCGCGAGATCGAAGCTGATGCGGTTCTCGCGGGCCATCTCGTGCAGGGGGCGCAGCAAGGAGTTGTGCTCCAGGCAGGTCGAGACCACATGGTCGCCGGGGCGGCAGAAACCCTGCAGGCACAGGTTGAGCGAGTCGGTGGCGTTCGAGGTGAAGACCAGCCTGCGTGCATCGCGCGCCGGATTGTTGAAGAATTCGGAGAGCTCTGCGCGCGTGGCCTCGATGACATCGCCCGCGGCCACGGCGGCGTCGGCGCCCGTGCGGCCCGGGTTGACCCCGTGGCGGCGGTAGAATTCGTCCATCGCCGCGTAGACCGTTTCGGGCTTCGGATAGGAGGTCGCTGCGTTGTCCAG comes from the bacterium genome and includes:
- the rfbC gene encoding dTDP-4-dehydrorhamnose 3,5-epimerase; amino-acid sequence: MKITKTDIPDVLVIEPNVFQDERGFFLESFNVRAWREATGLETVFVQDNHSCSNHGVVRGLHYQVESVQGKLVRVVRGEIYDVALDLRRSSPTCGRWTGVLLSEANKRLCWIPAGFAHAFMALSETADVLYKTTDYYAPEHERSICWDDPDLAIDWPLPANAVLSEKDRRAVPFREAELLP
- the cysC gene encoding adenylyl-sulfate kinase — encoded protein: MTSPKSRNITWTHSAIKRTERAERNGHRSAILWFTGLSGSGKSTLSHCVEKALFARGCQTYILDGDNIRFALNRDLGFSPDDRTENIRRIGEVAKLMLDAGVIVLTAFISPYRTDRDVNRELVEDGDFIEIYTKCALEECENRDPKGLYKKARAGEIKEFTGISAPYEEPLHPEIVVETDAHDVDHCVAQIVADLVERGVLDV
- the rpsO gene encoding 30S ribosomal protein S15 is translated as MAFTKEQKDQVIASFRKHDSDSGSPEVQIALLTARITHLTDHFKTHKKDYHSRRGLLKMVGQRKRLLNYLKKKDLDSYRSLIKELGIRG
- a CDS encoding polyribonucleotide nucleotidyltransferase, translated to MNVHTVTLEMNGTEFSLETGRMARQAGGSVFVGMGDTRALVTATADKQPSDRDFLPLFVEYRNKTYAAGKIPGGFFKREARPSERETLSCRLIDRPLRPMFPDGYRHATDVVSFIVSSDDDYHADVLSITGASCALNLSDIPFTEYVSGVRVAETEGELVVNPSFDQLSESNMDLVVAGTDDIICMIEGSCLEINEDTLLDAIDFAHGWIRKLNAMQRELVAKAGAKEKFAIAVPQLDEAKFAAVRDFASAELEAAVRTAAKLERQDALAALQQKVGEQFADENGTPDPVALAAFAKLEKQIMRAMVVKEGVRADGRDLTTVRPITIDLGVLPRAHGSALFTRGETQSLGTVTLGTKMDEQKIDALEGEWWNNYYLHYNFPPFSVGETGRYSGTGRREIGHGKLGERAIKPVLPTHEDFPYTIRIVSDILESNGSSSMATVCSGCLALLQAGVPITKSVAGVAMGLIKEGDDVAVLTDILGVEDHLGDMDFKVTGTRDGITAFQMDTKIGGITREIMTRALADARNARNHILDVMDAVISEPAPELCAYAPKIVTIQIPPKKIGELIGPGGKVIKKLQEETETNIEINDEGMVFVSAPDQAKGDECIARIRLMMTEPEIGAVYTGRVVSIVDFGAFVEYLPGKEGLLHISELEHFRVGNVEDVLTLNENVEVKLVEVDGRTGKVRLSRKALLPVPEGMEAQPANSGRGGRGGQDRGGDRRPPRRRR
- a CDS encoding insulinase family protein; amino-acid sequence: MNLGSYTHETPPRREVLDNGAVVLTVPVSSAHSVALGVWLRRGTQDEPVGLGGLVHFLEHMVFKGSLTRSAFEIACLFDGIGASVDAFTTKDHVAFIINVLPEYFGEASAALADMLLHPAFDEELILLEQEVVCAEIQEARDNPEDLLNDAFVARLYGDHPRSRPILGSRETVCSFDAELLRREHAALFTGPNLVISVAGNISEDMRRCVLEHFGPASLPEDRPSSSRPVVQDAAYAAVSEVMADVRLHDRRLDIPSPLQQCYFEIGNLGVHYRHPDRIPLGMLCNILGGGLSSRIFQSVREREGLAYSIYNYTDMGREVGLVSCAGSCSPEKRDKLEALVRTEYQRLLGGGVSVEELDSNRAQIKSQLVFSLEGVTNQMIRAAKDEIYYGRFLPVSELVELVDAVDPAAILRCAGLYFDPEGLFTAVHGPVAM
- a CDS encoding Trk family potassium uptake protein; translation: MKRRELKRQLRIRPGSAFVLGLGAVITVGTLALALPAADPSGEPVPLLDALFTATSAVCVTGLIVRDTAVDFTPYGQVVILVLIQLGGLGVMSVAGTVSLLLGRGIGLRESSLLRDLFEGQVLRESRQILRFIVGFTIIAEVLGTAVLYIGLADSIPARGDRLWHAAFHAVSAFCNAGFSLNSDSLVSQAGDPLVVDAVAGLIIVGGLGFPVAANLRGWLLGRARAGRSRFRLSVQARIVLLLTVVLLCGGTMLLAALEWRGAFAGEGIPGKLGLAFFQSATARTAGFNTMDLANLSGASLLLLIVLMCVGAAPGSTAGGIKLTTVAVLWANLRAIAKGGSAPHLFDREIGALTVRRSFMILTTWITTMTVALFVLLVTEGRGLTETLFETVSAMGTVGLSLGLTPELSGTGRVMVVLLMFLGRLGPLAVAYGLVRPAREHAVRFAETDLLVG
- a CDS encoding TrkA family potassium uptake protein; translation: MKRVAVFGLGRFGDSVARTLHDEGVEVLAVDRDRHLVDKLKDHVSVAVSFDATDRENLERFEIGHMDAVVVGIGDHFEASVMVTLLCKELGVPHIICKALTPDQAKALLKIGADQVVQPEHQMGRWLAENMLRDSVVNMVELPEGYSLARIRVRESWCGRTLAELRMLSDARLNLIQVHRRPQTTTGEPKRIPLPSGNFKLLEGDVLDVIGENGILSTYEFVNH
- a CDS encoding OmpA family protein; translation: MLFSKRFVLLTVLVLAFTATWGCAPCSDYKELLTERDATIVDLQAQVAEREATIAEGQQLANDLREQIAQVEAEKDVLVEQLGEVVTVTIPDKVLFASGQTMILDTMVPTLEALRNAINEYPAWDIHIEGYTDSQKIWPDFQEVWPTNWELGAARAAAVTRYMTNSLEMDAMRFAVVSYGPFHPIGDNMTTEGRKQNRFVRIVLHKPESLWARNR
- a CDS encoding aminotransferase class V-fold PLP-dependent enzyme; its protein translation is MEEMAYLDNAATSYPKPETVYAAMDEFYRRHGVNPGRTGADAAVAAGDVIEATRAELSEFFNNPARDARRLVFTSNATDSLNLCLQGFCRPGDHVVSTCLEHNSLLRPLHEMARENRISFDLAPFGQDGFVDPAAVADLIRPETRLVAMTHGSNVLGTIQDVAAVGAICRERGVALLVDAAQTAGCVPIDMDAMAIDMLAFTGHKSLLGPVGIGGIAVGPDIDLRSTRWGGTGVRSRQLTHLEEYPYRLEAGTLNTLGIAGLRAGLAWVMAQGLEAIAAHEKALAARLCEGFSALPGLQLHCAVADGRHTPVISVTLDGMSPEEIGQRLDVDHGVIVRTGLQCAPLAHAGIGTHDLGTARFSIGPLNEENDIDRAVAAMGELARTAVAR